From the genome of Elusimicrobiota bacterium, one region includes:
- a CDS encoding CsgG/HfaB family protein, producing MKKSAIKQLSDWVIKFLLISLLPYHLIICLYAKAKTNLAVDEFTGKNVSTTDASIVADCLRTEIVKTGAYNVVDKTNMSKILAEAKFQQTGCTKIKCAVKIGKILNVQQVIIGSISKLADMYYLSTSLVDVETGKIIKAEQTEVPSIRKLVNAAEELARRYSKLEFKKRTKYLQPISQKKKVEKREKIVWHLLQDANGNMNYAEKQIVLEESFKKNKFILIDYTSKKAMGVSWRQKLEELYNEDSVCGTVLQTNIVFVECQLCADGGLVGNALYQRILGVDCFQRVVVPALIILKPPKDYNLRYDIFRYKVVDKLTGWHLDSLTDIILKCQRQSRTEMDKTRIYAKKPQETKNGIEFQFDETPPGTETVYLAGTFSDWSPTVHKMKKNKNGIWTVTIPLSHGRYQYKFVIDGIYWKEDPNNPDKTDDGYGGYNSVLEIK from the coding sequence ATGAAGAAATCAGCGATTAAGCAATTAAGCGATTGGGTGATTAAGTTTTTACTTATCAGCTTATTACCTTATCACCTTATCATCTGCCTTTATGCAAAAGCAAAAACTAACCTCGCAGTTGACGAATTTACAGGCAAAAATGTGTCTACTACAGATGCATCTATAGTAGCGGATTGTTTAAGAACAGAGATTGTGAAAACAGGCGCTTACAATGTGGTTGATAAAACAAATATGTCTAAAATTTTAGCTGAAGCAAAATTCCAGCAAACGGGCTGTACAAAAATAAAATGCGCAGTAAAAATTGGTAAAATACTGAATGTCCAACAGGTAATTATTGGCTCTATTTCCAAACTGGCAGATATGTATTATCTATCTACATCACTTGTAGATGTTGAAACTGGCAAAATAATAAAAGCAGAACAAACAGAAGTACCATCAATACGAAAACTTGTTAATGCAGCTGAAGAGCTTGCCAGACGATACAGCAAATTGGAGTTTAAAAAAAGAACAAAATATCTGCAACCTATATCACAAAAAAAGAAAGTGGAAAAAAGAGAAAAAATTGTTTGGCATTTGCTTCAAGATGCTAATGGGAATATGAACTATGCAGAGAAACAGATTGTTTTAGAAGAATCATTCAAAAAGAATAAATTTATCCTGATAGATTATACTTCCAAAAAAGCAATGGGTGTTTCATGGCGACAAAAACTTGAAGAATTGTATAATGAGGATTCTGTTTGTGGAACCGTTTTGCAGACAAATATAGTATTCGTAGAATGTCAATTATGTGCTGACGGAGGACTGGTGGGGAATGCACTGTATCAGAGGATATTAGGAGTTGATTGTTTTCAGCGGGTGGTTGTTCCAGCACTCATTATTTTGAAACCACCTAAGGATTACAATTTACGATACGATATATTCAGATACAAAGTAGTAGATAAACTTACCGGCTGGCATCTTGATTCTCTAACCGATATAATTTTGAAATGCCAGCGGCAGTCAAGAACAGAAATGGATAAAACAAGAATATATGCAAAAAAACCACAAGAAACTAAAAACGGTATAGAATTCCAGTTTGACGAAACACCGCCGGGAACGGAAACAGTTTATCTTGCAGGTACTTTCAGTGACTGGTCGCCAACTGTACATAAAATGAAAAAAAATAAAAACGGTATATGGACCGTAACAATTCCGCTTTCACATGGGAGATACCAATACAAATTTGTTATTGATGGCATATACTGGAAAGAAGACCCGAATAATCCGGATAAAACAGATGATGGCTACGGCGGCTATAATTCAGTTCTTGAAATAAAATGA